One stretch of Haloprofundus halophilus DNA includes these proteins:
- a CDS encoding DUF6036 family nucleotidyltransferase has product MRARFDSSYIRSELERIGQQLDNPLTVSLIGGGSMAFRGLKETTKDIDLIVSSGDDLSQLQAVLLELGYDIVREPDEEYEELGAQRILENDDGCRIDVFNQQVIGKLILSPGIRERSERYLDPGNLVVELVSPEDIFLFKAVAGRVDDIEDMFSLMQTGLEFDVVEAELETQVELLDQELFVTYVNEALTDLTEQHNVTTPLHDPVAEITERVYEELEVLYALDDPKSVADLQQELDWPAADVQEIVRRLEEKDAVAVTDGRVERRSTTI; this is encoded by the coding sequence ATGAGGGCGCGGTTTGATAGCTCATACATCCGCTCAGAACTCGAGCGCATCGGCCAGCAGCTGGACAACCCACTCACCGTCTCCTTGATTGGCGGTGGGTCGATGGCGTTTCGCGGACTCAAAGAGACGACCAAAGATATCGACCTCATCGTCTCCTCCGGCGACGATCTGAGCCAGTTACAAGCGGTGCTCCTTGAGCTGGGATACGATATCGTCCGGGAGCCGGACGAAGAGTACGAAGAGCTCGGTGCCCAGCGCATCCTCGAGAACGATGATGGGTGTCGTATCGACGTTTTCAACCAGCAGGTGATCGGCAAGCTGATTCTGTCTCCTGGAATCCGTGAGCGGAGCGAACGGTATCTCGACCCGGGGAATCTCGTGGTCGAGCTCGTAAGTCCAGAAGATATCTTCCTTTTCAAAGCGGTTGCCGGTCGGGTAGACGATATCGAGGATATGTTCTCGTTGATGCAGACCGGCCTCGAGTTCGACGTCGTCGAAGCGGAACTCGAGACGCAGGTCGAACTCTTGGATCAAGAGCTGTTCGTGACGTACGTGAACGAAGCGTTGACCGATCTCACCGAACAACACAACGTGACGACGCCGTTGCACGACCCCGTGGCGGAGATCACTGAGCGCGTCTACGAGGAACTGGAGGTGCTTTACGCGCTTGACGACCCGAAGTCGGTGGCTGACCTGCAACAGGAACTCGACTGGCCTGCAGCGGACGTCCAGGAGATTGTGCGTCGGCTGGAAGAGAAAGACGCCGTCGCGGTAACGGATGGGCGCGTAGAACGTCGCTCAACGACGATCTGA
- a CDS encoding DNA helicase UvrD, with product MSEVRHFDGTLITVPFGTGELCSTVIEQYLALLKPYNPEDVLVITGSPTSMETFREELKDTAPGSAVPRVTSLVVQATDVVNQTDDRAILSDAMRRELVHRFLEEQEWESEYFQRAAEQPSFMGDIAQLMETATWQDVPFEKTPELVEVAELIEAFHEWLDEHNHLERGQLITEANAALSETEERDDVVDAEAVLAVEFEEFLPLDRRYLATVADGLELVCVAEENASVRRSWIEPGPITDYVSFSRTESTARTAPPSRPAATGTYLATETVHEDPEAGEVNVIPTETADEQIKKVADEIERLRDRENWDYEDFAVALKQSGSAVIETLRAFQQTGVPTESTTVTGFGDDPAIRELLQVVRYLAADDDDARTELLEASVLDESILASIEQMEGLSSPLRRWATESNMKVRIAEETSPLNVRAQFGNVQRAFAMAEFVEDTPFIETTWESFATMLERAHEYAPQQNQTSSTELDGGVRVDHLQAIKNGSFRAVFLLDVVDEEYPGSPSLTRLFPQERLSEMPDYPGVTQVDAEDVTNTFPTSSTASSRPFQRYHAEQARRRLAIGATAAGDRLYFCLYNHKDTALEERAQPSRFLTDAYRQLPWVKEATESEIRSERRAEEYLLSRVDNALADIRRSHSQDVTVSLDEVEAELSEIQHLLSESGNRGEQLRDALQARIEFAAGGVRRD from the coding sequence GTGTCTGAGGTTCGGCACTTCGATGGGACGCTCATTACTGTTCCATTCGGCACCGGAGAGCTCTGCTCAACAGTAATTGAGCAGTATCTGGCGTTGCTCAAGCCATACAATCCAGAAGATGTCCTCGTCATCACTGGATCGCCGACGAGCATGGAGACGTTTCGGGAGGAACTCAAAGACACAGCACCCGGATCAGCTGTCCCACGCGTAACGTCCTTGGTCGTGCAAGCGACCGACGTCGTGAACCAGACCGATGACCGGGCTATTCTCTCAGACGCAATGCGTCGCGAGCTCGTCCATCGGTTCCTCGAAGAGCAAGAGTGGGAGAGCGAGTATTTTCAGCGTGCGGCCGAACAACCCTCCTTCATGGGCGATATCGCTCAGCTCATGGAAACTGCCACGTGGCAGGATGTTCCCTTCGAGAAGACACCAGAGCTAGTTGAAGTTGCGGAGCTCATCGAAGCGTTCCACGAATGGCTCGACGAGCATAACCACCTAGAACGGGGACAGCTAATCACTGAGGCGAATGCGGCGCTGTCGGAGACCGAGGAACGAGACGACGTAGTCGATGCCGAGGCAGTCCTCGCCGTCGAGTTTGAGGAATTCCTGCCGCTTGACCGTCGCTATCTTGCTACTGTGGCGGATGGGTTGGAACTCGTATGTGTAGCAGAAGAGAACGCGAGTGTTCGGCGTTCATGGATCGAGCCAGGACCAATTACGGACTACGTCTCATTTTCGAGGACAGAGTCTACTGCAAGGACAGCACCCCCATCTCGACCGGCTGCGACGGGTACGTACCTGGCGACTGAAACCGTTCACGAAGATCCCGAGGCGGGGGAGGTGAACGTCATCCCGACAGAGACCGCCGACGAACAGATCAAGAAAGTCGCTGATGAAATCGAGCGGCTTCGAGATAGAGAGAACTGGGATTACGAGGATTTTGCCGTCGCACTGAAGCAGAGCGGTTCCGCAGTAATCGAGACGCTTCGTGCCTTCCAGCAAACAGGGGTTCCGACAGAGTCCACGACTGTCACAGGGTTCGGCGATGATCCCGCTATTCGAGAGTTACTGCAGGTTGTTCGCTATCTGGCAGCCGATGATGACGACGCTCGAACAGAGCTGCTGGAAGCCTCGGTTTTAGACGAATCGATTCTGGCCTCTATCGAACAGATGGAGGGCCTCTCAAGTCCGCTCCGACGGTGGGCGACCGAGTCAAACATGAAGGTTCGAATTGCTGAGGAGACTTCTCCACTGAACGTTCGTGCCCAATTTGGGAACGTTCAGCGGGCGTTCGCGATGGCGGAGTTCGTAGAAGACACGCCGTTCATCGAAACGACCTGGGAGTCGTTCGCGACGATGCTTGAACGCGCCCACGAGTATGCTCCTCAACAGAACCAAACAAGTTCGACCGAACTTGACGGAGGTGTCCGAGTCGATCACTTACAGGCGATCAAAAACGGGTCCTTCCGAGCAGTCTTCTTGCTGGACGTCGTCGACGAAGAGTACCCTGGATCACCTTCCCTGACTCGGTTGTTCCCCCAAGAACGCCTCTCAGAGATGCCGGACTATCCGGGCGTAACACAGGTCGACGCAGAAGATGTCACTAACACCTTCCCGACCTCCTCGACAGCGTCAAGCCGCCCGTTCCAACGATACCATGCAGAGCAGGCACGGCGGCGGCTCGCCATCGGAGCAACTGCTGCTGGCGATCGCCTGTACTTCTGTCTATATAATCACAAAGACACCGCACTGGAAGAACGTGCTCAGCCGTCGCGGTTTCTCACGGACGCGTATCGGCAGTTGCCGTGGGTGAAAGAGGCGACAGAATCAGAGATCAGGAGCGAGCGAAGAGCGGAAGAATATCTGCTCTCTCGGGTCGACAACGCTCTCGCTGACATTCGTCGCTCTCACAGCCAAGACGTGACGGTCTCTCTCGACGAGGTCGAAGCCGAGCTTTCGGAGATTCAGCACCTCCTCAGTGAAAGCGGGAACCGCGGCGAGCAGCTTCGTGATGCACTGCAAGCACGTATCGAATTTGCTGCCGGAGGGGTTCGACGTGACTGA
- a CDS encoding DUF7558 family protein: MQQTLVGCAFCDAPPSTETGEAHTWGQDERVTHPICVGCATQTRSDPNEHDHHACDSCGLVVDTIAALTRFRVELGHLEGPLQLCARCSPGGPATYWTRDLEEHLVAAPAE; encoded by the coding sequence ATGCAGCAGACGCTCGTTGGCTGTGCCTTCTGCGACGCCCCGCCTAGCACCGAGACTGGCGAGGCGCACACCTGGGGCCAGGACGAGCGGGTCACTCACCCGATCTGTGTCGGCTGCGCTACCCAGACGCGGTCGGATCCCAATGAGCACGATCACCACGCCTGCGACAGCTGTGGCCTCGTCGTCGACACGATTGCGGCGCTGACGCGGTTCCGAGTGGAACTCGGCCACCTAGAAGGCCCGCTCCAACTCTGCGCCCGGTGTAGTCCCGGTGGGCCAGCTACCTACTGGACGCGCGACCTCGAGGAGCACCTTGTCGCGGCGCCGGCGGAGTGA
- a CDS encoding DUF4143 domain-containing protein has translation MIDPSDGSDFIADAEWHNEWWDTGSGSLSDLQDTASLNPRSDLLKVLQSIDEEREDETESLVYPIYGPTGIGKTTLLQQFIAAILDSDIVDFSPGHRDLDIVGSVDPRQILYVPLEDSLYHLEPSSSAVEKLENVVDYFRSHVAPRRGRKYIILDDVGALRLDEDEQSALLDLADDDTYLLLTGIVESQVDLRGISASSEPKINYPRPMLPMKFIDTIKQGAYDDSALLEMDSNFALRVESHQTRSMDGEALIKDVRSNLSESENLDDAVSSLNQLYFEAFSDVERDGLYEAAREYLQKGGIFLRATETPVKNELIRSHLLLYLYKELAEYESIQRPENLHRIASLAASQAGNELRYTDISDQLEVDRRTVDSYLSVMDDGLSVSESHDFSLQRHRRTRLYLRNPRHVVLLSQRQEHHGFETYEKTRSLNHEFEYKLARTVAFDHAKRLAWRVGGSGDEDPQVEYLETESGTVDYILHNEDGLVVPLVLSYHPHAGEAEEIAAEFDPTVGKHPIPGGEELRDLDYEAPYRFIIADSLPKEVSQTGSLVIERDGVNLCYVPYWLFLLIC, from the coding sequence ATGATAGACCCATCTGACGGTTCTGATTTCATCGCAGACGCTGAATGGCACAACGAATGGTGGGATACAGGCAGTGGTTCACTGTCTGATTTACAGGATACCGCTTCTCTAAACCCCCGATCGGACTTGCTCAAGGTACTACAGTCAATTGATGAGGAGCGAGAAGACGAAACTGAGAGTCTCGTGTATCCGATTTATGGACCGACCGGTATTGGGAAGACGACGCTTCTTCAGCAATTCATCGCTGCAATTCTTGATTCGGACATTGTTGACTTCTCCCCAGGACATCGTGATTTAGATATCGTTGGCTCCGTTGATCCGCGTCAGATCCTCTATGTCCCTCTTGAGGATTCTCTCTACCATCTTGAACCTTCGAGCAGTGCTGTGGAAAAACTGGAAAACGTTGTCGATTACTTCCGTTCTCATGTCGCTCCACGTCGAGGCCGTAAGTACATAATCCTCGACGATGTCGGGGCTCTGCGACTCGATGAAGATGAACAGAGCGCACTTCTAGACCTCGCCGATGATGATACCTATCTATTGCTGACCGGCATTGTAGAATCGCAGGTCGACCTGCGTGGGATCTCGGCCTCGAGCGAGCCCAAAATCAATTATCCTCGTCCGATGCTGCCGATGAAGTTCATCGACACCATCAAGCAGGGGGCATATGACGACTCTGCGTTACTCGAGATGGACTCTAATTTTGCTCTTCGCGTGGAGTCCCATCAAACGAGGAGTATGGACGGTGAGGCGCTGATAAAGGATGTCCGGAGTAATTTGTCTGAATCAGAAAACTTGGACGACGCGGTCTCGTCGTTAAATCAGCTTTACTTTGAAGCCTTCTCAGACGTTGAGCGAGATGGCCTATATGAGGCTGCTCGTGAGTACCTGCAGAAAGGGGGAATCTTCCTACGCGCTACGGAAACCCCGGTCAAAAACGAACTTATCCGATCTCATCTCCTCTTGTACCTTTACAAGGAACTCGCAGAGTATGAATCAATTCAACGACCTGAGAACCTCCATCGAATCGCTTCACTAGCTGCGAGCCAGGCAGGGAACGAACTCAGATATACCGACATCAGTGATCAATTAGAAGTTGACCGTCGGACTGTTGACTCGTACCTGTCCGTGATGGATGACGGACTCTCAGTCTCGGAATCTCATGACTTCTCACTTCAACGCCACCGCCGTACTCGCCTCTACCTCCGGAATCCGCGCCACGTTGTACTTCTGTCGCAACGTCAGGAGCACCACGGATTCGAGACATACGAGAAGACCCGATCACTCAATCACGAGTTCGAGTACAAACTAGCTCGAACCGTCGCGTTCGACCATGCGAAACGACTGGCGTGGAGGGTTGGCGGCTCTGGTGACGAGGATCCTCAGGTCGAATACCTCGAGACGGAGTCAGGGACGGTCGATTACATCCTCCACAATGAGGATGGGTTAGTTGTCCCCCTCGTTCTCTCCTACCACCCACACGCAGGGGAGGCTGAGGAAATCGCAGCAGAATTTGATCCCACGGTCGGGAAGCACCCAATACCCGGTGGAGAAGAGCTTCGAGATCTGGATTATGAAGCACCCTATCGATTCATCATTGCAGATAGCTTGCCAAAGGAAGTGAGTCAGACTGGTTCCCTCGTCATTGAGCGGGATGGCGTCAACCTCTGTTACGTCCCCTACTGGCTATTCCTCCTCATCTGCTAA
- a CDS encoding ATP-dependent helicase, giving the protein MSDDVPDWLQTIEDDEDPKPQQQTIIESERYPMRVLAGAGTGKTFTMVRKVENLIDEHGVSPDRILALTFTNNAADSMREKLNAKLGPAGYDVDAYTYHSICNEILTDYAYDAGLDPDFEIATDAEKYVIVLDVLDEIDYRAVKPNVYGPDSYVSGVASKLLSFIGSMKRSGISPAEIEEYLGSPEQVYELDAVPDRVEEIASDHLGGRSVSTVLDGIPDTRADLVAERDTLRDEGLEASIKDFLDRLVDLCDALEVAFEEHEAGERSLPEDAHKLPKYLLGGYSSAPSGIPNDLKLELTDYLRNALDECKTALDLNTGYEAYERELDRRNLLDFDGLVVKTVELLETDVGEGLGDRWDYVFCDEFQDTDRLQFDLITSLVSEDRLFVVGDDDQAIYEWRGANVANITDELDDVFGPDLEDEPLEQNFRSRQPILDLANEALDRLADRRSTKTLTRVDEPDFDGDTVAVVEEADDEGDRAEQLVTVTRNLLSGDAEALDRAYDPGEIALLVRNNDHATPILEGFDEAGIPYQVAGDLSTESIGVGTVVAYLKALARPEEDDVSWNRVLTMRYRLTDADLRRVNSHDDGAYAGICNQPLEVFDEPNRIQEVREHISRLLKLRETASLSHLYRELKRLTNIDWYLSEQERRDLAQLDEIIDQYGNDAVQPPLTPQFIDSLRHYDSLFEESGSAPTSQPELADDAVNVMTIHKSKGLDFPVVLMPRLTADEWEPGSRTYDTFESALSEGPESAFDKDLVAQDANEARRILHVGITRAEEILVLHGSREENDTDDERPVHDAVESILPESVPWRPSNGHLPIWNDLQECLPSNHADWTASLASTVVGDVSGQVTYGSENLSASDGRDRVITFGNKLIEGSIEREPENRRFSIDALTGPMTPNPALQHSYTSLEAYEECPRQHFLDYVVNGFSDYRENGYGGDGISQRIVGLLFHDTAEIAAKEQAAERAEWYAICERLAGQRRAKDELPVAKECIDRYFDLDLSGWEIVDAEREFQLEVDGHELVGFIDAVYRTPDGELVVIDYKATERHRDIDENKQLPLYLLACRDLYEEPITRAGYAYVGDIGPKVEARSFDEGELDSVRAAVSTTMDRIKETSFSGYETGEHCRWCQHSSLPCGEEWRQEDGGR; this is encoded by the coding sequence ATGAGCGACGACGTGCCTGATTGGCTCCAAACCATCGAGGACGATGAGGATCCGAAGCCACAGCAGCAGACGATCATCGAGTCGGAGCGGTATCCCATGCGGGTCCTCGCAGGTGCGGGGACCGGGAAGACGTTCACGATGGTCCGGAAAGTCGAGAACCTCATTGACGAACACGGAGTTTCTCCGGATCGGATTCTCGCGTTGACCTTCACCAACAACGCCGCTGATTCGATGCGTGAGAAACTCAACGCAAAACTCGGACCGGCAGGGTATGACGTCGACGCGTATACGTACCACTCTATCTGCAACGAGATACTGACGGACTATGCCTATGATGCGGGATTAGATCCAGACTTCGAGATCGCAACGGATGCTGAAAAGTACGTCATCGTGCTCGATGTCCTCGACGAAATCGACTACCGTGCCGTCAAACCCAACGTCTACGGCCCAGATTCATACGTGAGCGGCGTCGCATCGAAACTCCTCTCCTTTATCGGGTCGATGAAGCGAAGTGGGATTTCGCCCGCAGAGATCGAGGAGTATCTCGGGTCACCGGAACAAGTCTATGAGCTCGATGCTGTGCCAGACCGTGTTGAGGAGATTGCAAGTGACCATCTTGGTGGTCGTTCAGTTTCGACCGTTCTCGACGGCATCCCGGATACACGAGCCGACCTCGTCGCAGAACGGGATACCCTCCGCGATGAAGGATTAGAGGCGAGCATCAAAGACTTCCTCGACCGACTCGTTGACCTCTGTGACGCACTCGAAGTAGCGTTTGAGGAGCATGAGGCTGGTGAGCGGTCGCTTCCCGAGGATGCACACAAGCTGCCGAAATATCTCCTTGGAGGGTACAGTAGTGCTCCGAGTGGGATACCAAACGACCTGAAGCTCGAACTGACAGACTACCTCCGAAACGCTCTCGACGAGTGCAAAACTGCCCTGGATTTGAACACAGGGTATGAGGCATACGAGCGAGAGCTCGACCGGCGAAATCTGCTCGACTTCGATGGTCTCGTGGTCAAGACAGTAGAGCTGCTCGAGACTGACGTCGGAGAGGGTCTGGGCGACCGATGGGACTACGTTTTCTGTGACGAGTTCCAGGACACTGATCGTCTCCAGTTCGACCTCATTACGTCCCTTGTCTCAGAGGATCGCCTATTCGTCGTAGGCGATGACGACCAAGCAATCTACGAATGGCGCGGCGCGAACGTCGCGAACATCACTGACGAACTCGACGACGTCTTCGGGCCCGATCTCGAAGACGAACCGCTAGAACAGAACTTCCGGTCACGTCAGCCTATTCTCGACCTCGCAAATGAAGCACTAGATCGGTTAGCGGATCGGCGGAGTACGAAAACGCTCACGCGTGTCGACGAACCCGATTTCGACGGAGACACGGTCGCAGTCGTTGAGGAAGCCGACGACGAAGGCGACCGAGCTGAACAGTTGGTGACTGTCACCCGAAATCTTCTGAGTGGCGATGCAGAAGCACTAGACCGGGCGTACGATCCGGGGGAGATAGCACTCCTCGTTCGGAATAATGACCACGCAACCCCAATTCTCGAAGGGTTCGACGAGGCAGGAATACCCTATCAGGTTGCGGGAGACCTCTCTACGGAATCAATCGGGGTCGGGACAGTCGTCGCCTATCTAAAGGCGCTGGCTCGTCCCGAAGAAGACGACGTAAGCTGGAACCGGGTACTGACGATGCGTTACCGTCTCACCGATGCTGATCTGCGTCGTGTCAATAGCCACGATGACGGTGCATATGCTGGGATATGCAACCAACCCCTCGAAGTATTCGATGAGCCCAACCGTATTCAGGAAGTACGAGAACACATTTCTCGCCTTCTCAAACTACGTGAAACAGCCTCCCTCAGCCACCTTTACCGGGAGCTCAAACGCCTGACCAACATCGACTGGTACCTCAGCGAGCAAGAGCGTCGTGACCTGGCGCAGCTAGACGAGATTATCGACCAGTATGGAAACGACGCTGTACAGCCCCCACTCACGCCGCAATTCATCGATTCGCTGCGGCATTATGACTCGCTCTTCGAGGAGAGCGGGTCGGCACCGACAAGTCAGCCAGAACTGGCCGACGACGCGGTCAACGTCATGACCATTCACAAGAGTAAGGGACTCGACTTTCCCGTGGTTCTGATGCCCCGGTTGACCGCTGACGAGTGGGAACCAGGGTCACGAACCTACGATACATTCGAGTCAGCACTGTCTGAAGGTCCAGAATCAGCGTTCGACAAAGATCTCGTCGCTCAAGATGCCAACGAGGCCCGCAGAATACTTCACGTGGGGATCACTCGTGCCGAAGAGATACTCGTACTCCACGGAAGCAGAGAGGAAAACGACACAGACGACGAAAGGCCCGTACACGATGCTGTCGAGAGCATCCTTCCAGAATCCGTTCCCTGGCGGCCAAGTAACGGTCACCTCCCGATCTGGAACGATTTACAGGAGTGTCTTCCATCGAACCATGCTGATTGGACAGCCTCTCTCGCGAGCACAGTAGTTGGGGACGTCTCTGGACAAGTGACGTACGGCTCTGAGAACCTCTCAGCATCAGACGGACGAGACCGCGTGATCACATTCGGAAACAAGCTCATAGAAGGCTCAATCGAGAGAGAACCTGAGAACCGACGATTTTCAATTGACGCCCTGACTGGGCCAATGACCCCAAACCCGGCACTCCAGCACAGTTACACCTCACTTGAGGCCTACGAGGAGTGCCCCCGACAGCACTTCCTGGACTACGTCGTCAACGGGTTCTCCGACTACCGTGAGAACGGCTATGGCGGAGACGGTATCTCACAGCGGATAGTCGGGCTTCTGTTTCACGATACCGCAGAAATCGCTGCGAAGGAACAGGCAGCAGAGCGAGCAGAATGGTACGCTATTTGTGAGCGGCTGGCCGGACAACGGCGTGCCAAGGATGAATTACCGGTCGCGAAGGAATGCATCGACCGGTATTTCGACCTCGATCTAAGCGGCTGGGAAATCGTCGATGCTGAACGAGAGTTCCAGCTAGAAGTGGATGGCCACGAACTCGTCGGGTTTATCGACGCCGTCTATCGGACCCCGGACGGTGAGTTGGTCGTCATCGACTACAAAGCCACCGAGCGTCACCGAGACATTGACGAGAACAAGCAGCTGCCACTGTACCTGCTCGCCTGTCGTGACCTCTACGAGGAACCGATTACCCGCGCGGGATACGCCTATGTCGGCGATATCGGCCCAAAAGTCGAGGCCCGTTCGTTCGATGAGGGTGAACTAGATTCAGTACGAGCAGCGGTGTCGACGACGATGGATCGAATTAAGGAGACATCGTTCAGCGGGTACGAGACTGGGGAGCACTGTCGGTGGTGCCAGCACAGTTCCCTCCCCTGCGGGGAAGAGTGGCGTCAAGAAGACGGAGGCCGCTAG
- a CDS encoding helix-turn-helix domain-containing protein, with amino-acid sequence MLTEGEVRALTVIHGEQTVSELATSLDRSLSYTSELVERLETGGLVETRRQGKTKRIRLSDAKALELLTDFTQQYAHIDWPELLSGAALRVCYFLDTPRTATELARRADVHRSTVHRALTPLQHRGIIYQTDDGAYALNDGFEQLSVFARELAHHAHRQTVEAQTDAYTILWESLNEFLVQTGTEVSDEHFIPTGPDQFQRYGLPLLARDRRHYLYSETTSELSPEMLCCHMLVIDSGARTQSYCLLLLSHVDIDRDELRAQATKYGVDDVVDDLCTYLDTSGDQRTSRLPEWEDFQELAEEYEVTP; translated from the coding sequence ATGCTCACAGAAGGCGAGGTTCGCGCCCTTACTGTCATCCACGGTGAGCAGACAGTCTCTGAACTCGCAACAAGTCTTGATCGGAGTCTCAGCTACACCTCAGAACTCGTTGAGCGGCTCGAAACGGGTGGCCTCGTCGAGACACGTCGACAGGGGAAAACAAAGCGGATTCGACTGTCGGATGCAAAGGCTCTCGAGTTACTCACTGACTTCACGCAGCAGTATGCACACATCGACTGGCCGGAGCTGTTGTCAGGGGCAGCCCTCCGTGTGTGCTACTTCCTCGATACCCCACGGACTGCGACCGAACTCGCACGCCGCGCTGACGTCCACCGAAGTACCGTCCACCGTGCGCTAACTCCGCTTCAACATCGCGGAATCATCTATCAGACTGACGACGGGGCGTACGCACTGAACGACGGATTCGAACAGCTGAGCGTATTCGCTCGTGAGCTTGCCCATCACGCCCACCGCCAGACTGTTGAAGCGCAGACCGACGCGTACACGATTCTGTGGGAATCTCTTAACGAGTTCCTTGTGCAGACGGGGACTGAGGTCAGCGACGAACACTTCATTCCGACAGGACCAGACCAGTTTCAGCGATATGGCCTTCCGCTCTTGGCACGTGACCGCAGACACTACCTCTACTCGGAGACGACGAGCGAACTCTCCCCGGAGATGTTGTGCTGCCACATGCTCGTGATCGATTCGGGAGCACGAACGCAGTCATACTGCCTGCTCTTGCTCAGTCACGTCGACATCGATCGCGACGAACTCCGAGCCCAAGCCACCAAGTACGGCGTCGACGATGTCGTCGACGATCTCTGCACGTATCTCGACACCAGCGGTGACCAGCGGACGTCTCGACTCCCTGAGTGGGAGGACTTCCAGGAACTCGCTGAGGAGTACGAGGTGACGCCATGA
- a CDS encoding PD-(D/E)XK nuclease family protein, with product MHCKHVSNLLPEGFDVTDVTFLSPSRLATYADCQRKFDYEYVQKVNAPEETRLYLNQGRAYHGTIEVVCEATSPEDDAHLIYDRAVEAFPEQWREHISPDEYASNAHQEYQRLENLEAIKTFFDPDGGHGINHARQSVATEKWLDCVENGLGLRGRADNILRTDEGIHVIDYKRKLRDVITSNTASVLEDHLDGTDHDPKRVKNVFQAATYIEGVKQSDLYEDGMNIRFSFYGLLNHTSFESTPDGYEISVRGYPRDTTDIYEEYHDTIWNLLQRAHEGITSGSHDPDPFPLIHDEACPDCKYREMCTESLAEGVKR from the coding sequence ATGCACTGCAAGCACGTATCGAATTTGCTGCCGGAGGGGTTCGACGTGACTGACGTTACCTTCCTCTCGCCGTCGCGTCTCGCGACCTACGCGGACTGCCAGCGGAAGTTCGATTATGAGTACGTTCAGAAGGTCAACGCCCCAGAGGAGACACGGTTGTACCTGAACCAGGGGCGGGCCTATCACGGAACGATCGAGGTAGTCTGCGAAGCAACTAGCCCAGAAGATGACGCCCATCTCATCTACGATCGGGCAGTAGAGGCATTCCCTGAGCAATGGAGAGAGCATATCTCTCCGGACGAGTACGCGTCAAACGCTCACCAGGAATACCAGCGCCTCGAAAATCTAGAGGCAATCAAGACCTTCTTTGACCCTGATGGTGGCCACGGCATCAATCACGCTCGTCAATCGGTTGCGACGGAGAAGTGGCTCGATTGCGTCGAGAATGGCCTCGGATTGCGTGGGAGAGCCGATAATATTCTCCGGACGGACGAAGGGATCCACGTCATCGATTACAAGCGGAAGCTCAGGGACGTAATTACGTCCAATACTGCTAGCGTCCTTGAGGACCATCTAGACGGAACGGATCACGACCCGAAGAGAGTCAAGAACGTATTCCAGGCGGCCACATACATCGAGGGCGTCAAACAATCTGACCTCTACGAGGACGGGATGAATATTCGATTCAGTTTCTACGGTCTCCTGAATCACACGTCGTTCGAAAGTACACCAGACGGATATGAAATCTCTGTACGAGGCTATCCACGCGATACCACGGACATCTACGAAGAGTATCATGACACGATATGGAATCTCCTACAACGTGCACACGAAGGGATCACGAGCGGTTCTCACGACCCAGATCCGTTCCCACTCATTCACGATGAGGCCTGTCCCGACTGCAAGTACCGAGAGATGTGCACAGAATCTCTCGCAGAGGGGGTGAAGCGATGA